In the Alligator mississippiensis isolate rAllMis1 chromosome 7, rAllMis1, whole genome shotgun sequence genome, one interval contains:
- the MUC4 gene encoding mucin-4 isoform X3, which translates to MGTQRRLLWTFVGCWMWILHELGTAFAVPATTEGQLTQDETLGTDEPKPFAAESDVLQGVKLETADRAATSADAGNSPTPFPPGFSYGEANIEITRVPTHLQLLEAHTVSWLPAVFEHDITTRGDGGEDSSGSGPSPGVTAEPSIAEAKTLPRTTNSSRSSLDNGLTTTTPDAEEAAATAFPFPGQISSFSSKVEPDASSSVPAAASRFVGLDKVFVAPVPREGTEEELISAASKAPLSPSAAETELMGAAVEGTTRAGALSRAVPLPTDAGLGMTNSAVGAQEETAVSNADGQNEVDAFTWSPDTSAGKATESLLWSTEDLGDMESSLWSSLQAEAVTGVREPSGETTPSTATSPDEAEGSEGASEMDGTNDAPKATAPEPPQPSSGSRTVLGTSDNTEEMSTVAFGAGEDDAVPAGPADAEEGLYPQASSSTPGPSQPPSDSKMHSGLAAIQGRGDADSLASAASEGTVGDSSPQSETHPVSLDAELSPDSTAQPLPGAWANAGTSLRSPLEDGEAIHAPEGENSGPTSPSEAPTESSFSEAEDAGVSPAPGSPQPTPDAKADVVRITKEGAEVAMSSGLAATETQEAWLSGARGSLPNTGVETSSLAFAGNEEATASITDTQGQTSPSPSGPAVSPAEVAASELPTGGAGATAASETSLPASGGVGAVTGAPTASGDVSLSPSRAPAEMPLAEPAGTGASPVGSSHAPGPSQPSPTAITPAAAGEKEDSPSAGRAGGEETPLPSSAMEAEPSASTNASGAPESEVEAAPAGTGPEPTRSASTGSEGTATPSVETQWEASPLLSNTAVGPAETGPGDTGASAASETSPPSSPGDGAVPGEGFPASPSNVLAELSTSGTGFSSAPGSLQPSAVTEADVASIKEGTEAVANSGLAAAATPQGGRLSGALGGVTLLPDAGVETSGNKEATTSNTDTQSPTSLSPSNAARSPAETSAGNASELLVAGAATSAGLDPSLPSSLGDGAVMATQARSEDVSPAASASPRDALAASSVSEAGVTPRAVSSGADFSQHETVLGPAAAEEAWGSASTAATANRGAGISSAGTPSAADDSALGTALGPASTGEAGTSAGTTTSFGSSLGGEASAPASPSDVLTEPSASGIKNIGVPQTGFPSLPGTGTETSGMTSAGSEEAPVSVSDTQSQTDLLPSNAARSPADATETSAEDSSERPAGQMGTPAHSGTSLSSSLEDGAATGEGSPSSLAFPSNVLAEPSASGTGFSSASGSSQPSGVAETVVALITKEGTEAVASSGLAGGETSRGPQLSGALGSGATLRSDAGVEPFGLPSNVASSPNGFSNAPTSTRPAAVTQADAGTEEAASSGLASAKETPFSPSAVESQAPSAAAEAPQGAQPPRALGSGAPSLSQTGGETSADTKEAATSTSHDAPNPSSSSDAELNLPSTAELQMGHTGTLANAGPSPPSSLDDGAAAGVLVPSGAGSPSALVSSSETLTQLSGPGTQNTGTVAAGGSGAPVPAKKEALKSASNIPGETVVASPASEAEREGSSSLGGFSPVNSAPLLSDGEAPLSPAATEGRGDSAGPVSAADKGNAGSIADSQSETGPANAPAGETGVLSAAGAVSPLSGDGPATGVHVSSEASSSALASASKTPAEAPQTAEPGSSSTGLLSSTPSPLQLPSAGQTGPDTSGLLGETSVSSSSAASESGSPVGLPGLEGGNGMPRVTALPSVSSSPSGSQFGSPALISKSGKMPPALQANGDSAAVSHVSAVAAREGLATTPFPLSVTQAREDDTGAGFAQEGTALASAGAGESVADARGQPTTPAVPLYPYGAKAKDKEYVERRVDFNSRLFKPAVGFPFGKTLRDALYFTDNGQIIFPASDNDVFPYPNPPPEGFNGRETVPMVAVFWDNADFSRGVGTTFYQEFMTLNSAKPPFIQDVEARIRRYVGKSYSAVWTLKITWVKAPAYPAWRDVTKTNTYQAVLTTDGVKSYVLILYQDGSMQWDYTRRPATNVLIGYSSGDGFYQNDNLTQRPPAAKYRPDQFRGYSTGWLDAQVTMLYTASPNQYGAGVRCLYSKQNKLIDGRQEKYWKYSRQASPFRDQELKLQDWCCNQTGSPPFCALYGQKRPKIGCDGYRPSNLNPAETSSEESGSRSEKRKRNHRTRKFT; encoded by the exons ATGGGAACGCAGAGGCGGCTGCTTTGGACCTTCGTGGGATGCTGGATGTGGATCCTACATG agctggggacCGCCTTCGCCGTGCCCGCCACCACGGAAGGGCAGCTGACCCAGGACGAGACACTTGGCACCGACGAGCCCAAGCCTTTTGCAGCAGAGAGCGATGTGCTCCAAGGGGTCAAGCTAGAAACTGCAGACAGAGCTGCCACCTCTGCTGACGCCGGCAATAGCCCAACGCCATTTCCTCCTGGGTTTTCCTATGGGGAGGCGAATATTGAGATAACCAGGGTGCCGACACActtgcagctcctggaggcccacACCGTCAGCTGGCTGCCGGCTGTATTTGAGCACGACATCACCACGCGTGGTGATGGGGGAGAAGACTCTTCGGGCTCAGGGCCAAGCCCCGGTGTCACAGCAGAGCCGTCTATAGCCGAAGCCAAAACATTACCGCGCACGACAAATTCTTCGCGCTCCTCTCTGGACAACGGGCTGACTACCACAACGCCAGATGCAGAAGAAGCAGCCGCCACTGCTTTCCCTTTCCCTGGACAGATATCCTCTTTCTCCTCCAAGGTGGAGCCGGATGCATCCTCcagtgtccctgctgctgcttctcgcTTTGTAGGCCTCGATAAAGTTTTCGTAGCACCTGTCCCGCGGGAGGGAACAGAAGAAGAACTGATCTCCGCTGCCAGCAAAGCGCCCCTTTCTCCATCCGCCGCGGAGACAGAGCTGATGGGGGCAGCGGTGGAGGGGACGACTCGTGCTGGAGCTCTCAGCAGGGCAGTACCCCTGCCCACGGATGCAGGCCTGGGAATGACCAATTCAGCTGTGGGAGCACAGGAAGAGACGGCGGTCTCCAATGCCGATGGCCAAAATGAAGTAGATGCCTTTACCTGGAGCCCAGACACCAGCGCAGGAAAGGCTACGGAGTCGCTTTTGTGGAGCACAGAAGACCTGGGCGACATGGAAAGCTCTTTGTGGTCATCTCTACAGGCAGAGGCAGTGACGGGAGTGCGTGAACCCTCGGGGGAAACTACCCCGTCTACCGCCACCTCTCCTGATGAAGCTGAGGGCTCGGAAGGAGCTTCAGAGATGGACGGCACAAATGATGCCCCAAAGGCCACAGCTCCTGAACCCCCACAGCCATCATCGGGGAGCAGGACAGTCCTAGGAACATCAGACAACACGGAGGAAATGTCCACCGTTGCCTTTGGTGCTGGGGAGGACGATGCCGTGCCAGCAGGACCTGCTGATGCTGAAGAAGGGCTCTATCCACAGGCTTCCTCTAGCACACCCGGACCCAGCCAACCCCCTTCGGACAGCAAGATGCATTCAGGACTAGCAGCTATCCAAGGCAGAGGGGATGCTGATAGCTTGGCGTCCGCAGCCAGCGAAGGGACTGTTGGAGACAGCAGTCCCCAGAGCGAAACCCATCCTGTGTCCCTGGATGCGGAGCTGAGTCCAGATAGCACCGCACAGCCCTTGCCAGGGGCCTGGGCCAATGCTGGAACGTCCCTCCGGTCTCCACTGGAGGATGGGGAAGCGATTCATGCCCCAGAAGGAGAAAACTCTGGCCCCACGTCTCCCAGTGAAGCCCCCACCGAGTCGTCCTTTTCAGAGGCTGAAGATGCAGGCGtctccccagctcctgggtcCCCCCAGCCAACTCCAGATGCCAAGGCAGATGTAGTGCGTATAACTAAGGAGGGCGCGGAGGTGGCCATGAGCTCTGGCCTTGCAGCTACTGAAACTCAGGAAGCATGGCTCTCCGGAGCCCGTGGCAGTCTGCCCAATACCGGTGTGGAGACCTCCAGCTTGGCCTTTGCAGGGAACGAGGAGGCCACTGCATCCATCACGGACACCCAGGGTCAAACCAGCCCCTCGCCCTCGGGCCCAGCGGTGAGTCCAGCAGAAGTGGCTGCGTCGGAGCTGCCGAcaggaggagcaggagccacGGCGGCCTCTGAAACTTCCCTCCCTGCATCCGGAGGGGTTGGGGCAGTGACAGGGGCACCCACGGCATCAGGAGACGTGTCCCTGTCTCCCAGCCGTGCCCCCGCTGAGATGCCACttgcagagcctgcagggacagGAGCCTCCCCAGTTGGATCCTCCCACGCTCCTGGTCCTTCCCAACCCTCTCCCACCGCGATcacacctgcagctgcaggggagaaggaggactCCCCAAGTGCCGGCCGTGCCGGTGGAGAGGaaaccccacttccctcctcaGCCATGGAGGCAGAGCCGTCTGCTTCAACCAATGCTTCTGGAGCACCTGAGAGCGAAGTAGAAGCCGCGCCGGCCGGCACCGGCCCTGAACCCACTCGTTCAGCATCGACAGGAAGCGAGGGAACCGCCACACCCAGTGTGGAGACCCAATGGGAAGCCAGTCCCTTGCTCTCAAACACAGCGGTGGGTCCAGCAGAGACGGGACCAGGAGATACAGGAGCCTCAGCTGCCTCTGAAACTTCCCCCCCTTCATctccaggggatggggcagtgccaggggagggATTCCCAGCATCTCCCAGCAATGTCCTCGCTGAGCTGTCAACTTCAGGGACTGGGTTTTCGAGTgctcctggctccttgcagccaTCTGCAGTCACTGAGGCCGATGTAGCATCGATCAAAGAGGGCACAGAGGCGGTGGCAAACTCTGGCCTTGCAGCAGCTGCGACTCCTCAGGGAGGACGGCTCTCCGGAGCCCTTGGGGGAGTGACGTTGCTGCCCGATGCAGGCGTGGAGACCTCTGGAAACAAGGAAGCCACCACCTCCAACACTGACACCCAGAGTCCAACCAGCCTCTCACCCTCAAATGCAGCACGAAGCCCAGCGGAGACCAGTGCAGGAAATGCGTCGgagctgctggtggcaggagcagcaacctCGGCTGGCTTGGATCCTTCTCTCCCATCATCCTTAGGGGATGGGGCAGTGATGGCCACACAAGCCCGCTCCGAAGACGtgtccccagctgcctctgcttctcctcGCGATGCCCTGGCTGCATCCTCTGTTTCAGAGGCAGGAGTCACCCCTCGAGCAGTTTCTAGCGGTGCCGATTTTTCCCAGCACGAGACTGTTttgggccctgcagctgcggaGGAGGCCTGGGGCTCTGCTAGCACAGCAGCGACAGCAAACAGGGGAGCGGGAATATCCAGCGCAGGTACTCCAAGTGCAGCGGATGACTCTGCCTTGGGCACAGCGCTGGGTCCAGCAAGCACGGGAGAAGCAGGCACCTCAGCTGGCACTACAACTTCCTTTGGGTCCTCTCTGGGGGGTGAAGCCTCTGCCCCGGCCTCTCCCAGTGATGTCCTCACTGAGCCATCAGCTTCAGGGATTAAAAACATAGGAGTTCCCCAAACTGGGTTCCCATCGCTGCCTGGCACAGGCACAGAGACCTCTGGCATGACATCTGCAGGAAGTGAGGAAGCCCCCGTGTCTGTCAGCGACACCCAGAGTCAAACCGATCTCTTGCCCTCAAATGCAGCTAGGAGTCCAGCGGACGCCACAGAGACCAGTGCAGAAGATTCATCAGAGCGGCCGGCTGGACAAATGGGAACCCCAGCTCACTCGGGTACTTCCCTCTCTTCATCTCTGGAGGATGGGGCAGCGACAGGAGAGGGGTCCCCGTCTTCCCTGGCATTTCCTAGCAATGTCCTTGCTGAGCCATCAGCTTCAGGGACTGGGTTCTCCAGCGCTTCTGGCTCTTCCCAGCCATCGGGGGTTGCAGAGACAGTTGTAGCATTGATAACTAAGGAGGGCACAGAGGCGGTGGCGAGCTCTGGCCTTGCAGGTGGGGAAACTTCTCGGGGGCCGCAGCTCTCCGGAGCCCTTGGCAGTGGAGCGACATTGCGGTCCGATGCAGGCGTGGAGCCCTTCGGCTTGCCCAGTAACGTAGCATCTTCCCCTAATGGGTTCTCTAATGCTCCTACCTCCACCCGACCGGCTGCAGTCACCCAGGCAGATGCAGGCACAGAGGAGGCAGCAAGCTCTGGCCTTGCAAGTGCTAAGGAaacccccttttccccttctgcCGTGGAGTCCCAGGCTCCCAGCGCGGCAGCAGAAGCACCTCAGGGAGCACAGCCGCCCAGAGCCCTTGGCAGCGGAGCGCCGTCGCTGTCCCAGACGGGAGGGGAGACCTCCGCAGATACTAAGGAAGCTGCGACATCCACGAGCCACGATGCCCCAAATCCTTCTTCCTCCTCGGACGCAGAGCTGAACCTGCCAAGCACAGCAGAGCTGCAAATGGGACACACGGGGACCTTGGCTAACGCTGGACCTTCCCCTCCGTCCTCTCTGGACGACGGGGCGGCCGCAGGGGTTCTCGTGCCATCAGGAGCAGGGTCCCCGTCCGCTCTTGTCTCTTCCAGTGAAACACTCACCCAGCTCTCGGGGCCAGGGACCCAAAATACAGGCACGGTGGCGGCTGGCGGGTCTGGTGCTCCAGTCCCAGCTAAAAAGGAAGCGCTCAAGTCTGCTTCCAACATCCCTGGGGAAACCGTCGTGGCCTCCCCTGCTTCGGAGGCCGAAAGGGAAGGGTCCTCCTCTCTTGGAGGCTTCAGCCCCGTCAATTCTGCTCCTCTCCTGTCGGATGGCGAGGCACCGCTCTCTCCTGCGGCTAcagaagggagaggggacagCGCAGGGCCTGTGTCGGCCGCAGACAAGGGGAACGCGGGATCCATTGCTGACTCCCAGAGCGAAACAGGTCCAGCAAATGCTCCAGCGGGAGAAACAGGGGTCTTGTCCGCAGCCGGGGCGGTCTCTCCATTGTCCGGAGATGGGCCAGCGACGGGAGTCCACGTATCATCAGAAGCGTCCTCCTCGGCCTTGGCCTCGGCCAGCAAAACTCCTGCCGAGGCCCCACAGACTGCAGAGCCGGGATCTTCCTCCACCGGTTTGCTTTCTAGCACCCCatcccccctgcagcttccctctgCGGGGCAGACTGGACCAGACACATCTGGGCTTCTCGGAGAAACATCTGTATCCTCCAGTTCTGCCGCCAGTGAATCCGGCAGCCCGGTTGGGTTACCAGGGCTGGAGGGTGGTAATGGCATGCCCCGAGTTACAGCGCTTCCATCCGTCTCCAGTAGTCCATCTGGCAGCCAGTTCGGCTCTCCCGCCCTGATTTCGAAGAGTGGAAAGATGCCACCGGCGCTCCAGGCTAATGGGGATTCAGCCGCGGTCTCGCACGTGTCGGCGGTGGCAGCTCGGGAAGGCCTGGCTACGACGCCGTTCCCTCTCTCGGTCACACAAG CGCGTGAGGATGATACCGGTGCAGGATTTGCCCAGGAAGGAACAGCGCTGGCCTCGGCCGGGGCTGGAGAGTCTGTTGCAGATGCTAGGGGCCAGCCGACCACAC CAGCAGTGCCCCTGTATCCGTATGGAGCAAAGGCAAAGGATAAAGAGTACGTGGAAAGGAGAGTGGATTTTAACTCCCGGCTCTTCAAACCCGCGGTCGGATTTCCGTTTGGGAAAACACTACGCGATGCTCTCTAC TTTACAGACAACGGGCAAATAATTTTCCCAGCCTCAGACAACGATGTTTTCCCATATCCCAACCCACCGCCTGAAGGGTTTAATGGCCGTGAAACAGTCCCGATGGTAGCTGTGTTTTGGGATAATGCTGATTTCTCCAGAGGCGTCGGCACCACCTTTTACCAG GAATTCATGACCCTGAACTCTGCCAAGCCTCCATTCATTCAAGACGTGGAAGCGAGGATCCGGCGGTACGTGGGGAAGTCGTACTCGGCCGTGTGGACTCTGAAGATCACCTGGGTGAAGGCTCCTGCCTACCCCGCGTGGAGGGATGTCACCAAG ACGAACACGTACCAGGCTGTCCTCACCACCGATGGAGTCAAGTCCTACGTCCTGATCCTCTACCAAGACGGCAGCATGCAGTGGGATTACACCAGACGTCCAGCTACGAATGTCCTGATCGGCTACTCCAG cGGGGATGGATTTTACCAAAATGACAACCTGACTCAGAGACCTCCAGCTGCTAAATATCGGCCCGACCAGTTCAGAGGCTACAGCACAG GTTGGCTGGATGCGCAGGTGACCATGCTGTATACAGCCTCTCCCAACCAGTACGGCGCTGGGGTGCGATGCCTGTACAGCAAGCAGAACAAGCTCATCGACGGCCGGCAGGAGAAATACTGGAAGTACTCGAGACAAGCTTCGCCATTTCGTG ATCAAGAATTAAAGCTGCAGGACTGGTGCTGCAACCAGACGGGAAGCCCCCCGTTCTGCGCTCTGTATGGGCAGAAAAGACCAAAGATCGGCTGTGATGGATACAGGCCTTCAAATCTCA ACCCAGCAGAAACATCCTCAGAAGAGTCGGGCAGCCGCtcggagaaaaggaaaagaa ATCATAGAACAAGAAAGTTCACCTAA